Proteins encoded by one window of Superficieibacter sp. HKU1:
- the sad gene encoding succinate-semialdehyde dehydrogenase yields the protein MTSPVNEAISVNPANGHTMASLPWATPEDVENAIEQASQGYRQWRGNTVHDRAEKLRELGAALRGRREEMAQSICREMGKPIVQARAEVDKSADLCDWYAEHGPAMLATESTQVAGGQAVIEYRPLGPVLAVMPWNFPLWQVLRGAVPILLAGNSYLLKHAPNVSGCAALIQQAFDEAGIAPGVFGWINATNDGVTQAINDPRIAAVTVTGSVRAGKAIGAQAGAALKKCVLELGGSDPFIVLNDADLDLAVRAAVAGRYQNTGQVCAAAKRFIVEADIAQAFTDRFVAAVAQLKMGDPTLEHNDLGPMARFDLRDELHQQVLNTLEQGATLLLGGEKMAGEGNYYPATVLGNVTADMTAFREELFGPVAAITIARDAGHALALANDSEFGLSATVMTASEEKARYFAENLECGGVFINGFSASDARVAFGGVKKSGFGRELSHFGLREFCNVQTVWKDRR from the coding sequence ATGACGTCACCTGTAAATGAAGCTATTTCTGTCAATCCGGCCAACGGGCATACCATGGCTTCTTTGCCGTGGGCAACGCCCGAAGACGTGGAGAATGCCATTGAACAGGCATCGCAGGGCTACCGTCAGTGGCGGGGCAATACCGTTCACGATCGGGCGGAAAAACTGCGCGAGCTGGGTGCGGCTTTGCGTGGACGACGCGAAGAGATGGCCCAGTCGATCTGCCGTGAAATGGGCAAGCCTATTGTGCAGGCTCGCGCTGAGGTGGACAAATCCGCCGATTTGTGTGACTGGTACGCTGAGCATGGCCCGGCGATGCTGGCCACTGAATCAACCCAGGTTGCTGGTGGTCAGGCGGTCATTGAATACCGTCCGCTGGGGCCGGTGCTGGCGGTAATGCCGTGGAACTTTCCGCTCTGGCAGGTGCTGCGTGGCGCGGTGCCGATCCTGCTGGCGGGCAACAGCTATCTGTTAAAACACGCGCCCAACGTGTCAGGCTGTGCCGCGCTTATTCAACAGGCCTTTGATGAAGCGGGCATCGCGCCGGGCGTGTTTGGCTGGATTAATGCAACCAATGACGGCGTGACGCAGGCGATTAACGATCCGCGTATTGCCGCCGTCACCGTGACCGGCAGTGTGCGCGCGGGCAAAGCGATTGGCGCACAGGCAGGGGCCGCGCTGAAAAAATGCGTGCTCGAACTCGGCGGCTCGGACCCTTTTATTGTCCTTAATGATGCCGATCTGGATCTGGCAGTTCGTGCCGCCGTGGCCGGGCGCTATCAGAATACCGGGCAGGTTTGCGCGGCGGCCAAACGTTTTATTGTTGAAGCAGATATTGCACAGGCGTTTACTGACCGTTTTGTGGCAGCCGTGGCGCAGCTTAAAATGGGCGATCCTACCCTTGAGCACAACGATCTCGGTCCGATGGCGCGTTTTGATCTGCGCGATGAGCTACATCAGCAGGTATTAAATACGCTGGAGCAGGGCGCAACCTTATTACTGGGCGGCGAAAAAATGGCGGGCGAGGGTAATTATTATCCGGCGACGGTGCTGGGGAATGTTACCGCTGATATGACTGCCTTTCGGGAAGAACTGTTCGGCCCGGTGGCGGCCATCACCATCGCTCGCGATGCAGGACACGCGCTGGCGCTGGCCAACGATAGTGAGTTTGGCCTCTCTGCTACCGTTATGACGGCCAGTGAAGAAAAAGCGCGCTATTTTGCTGAAAATCTGGAGTGCGGCGGCGTGTTTATTAATGGCTTCAGCGCCAGTGATGCGCGCGTGGCTTTCGGCGGCGTGAAGAAAAGCGGGTTTGGCCGCGAACTGTCGCACTTTGGTCTGCGGGAATTCTGTAACGTTCAGACCGTGTGGAAAGATCGCCGCTAG